GTCTCGTAGGTCCGGGCCGTTTCGTCTCGGTCGCTGCGCTCCCTCGCTCAACGACCGATGTCTACCCACCGGTCGTTGAGCGAGCGGAGCGAGACGAAACGCGCCGAGCCTGCGACCGACACCGGTCTAGCGGGCGGTCGCGGCGACGCGGGTCGTGAGCTGGTGCGCGTGCGCCAGAAGCGTTCGTCCGAGGTCGGCGAGGCGATCGGGACCGAAGCGGAACTCCACGCCCGTGAGGCTCAACGCCCACTGCGGATGGCCTTCCCGTGTGAATACGGCGGCTCCCAGCCCGAAGCTCCCTTCCACGATCAGCCCGGGGTTCAGCGCGTATCCGCGCGCCTGCGTCTCGCGAAGGCGCACGCGCAGCCGCGACTCCGCGTGCGCGGCGCCCCACTCGGCGCCGAGCTCAGGATGCCGCTCGAAATAGGCGTCCACATCGTGAGGGGGCAGGAACGCGAGGATCGCGAGTCCCGCAGACGCCACGCCGAGCGGGAAGCGCACCCCCTCCGACAGCACGAAGGAGCGGATGGGGAAGCTCCCCTCCTCGCGCAGCAGGCACACCGTCTCGTCGCCGCGGCGGACCGAGAGAAATGCGCTCTCCTCGGTGCGCACGGCGAGCGAGCGCACGATGTCGCGCGCGATCGCGGTGATGTCGTATCGGGATGCCGCGACCGTCCCCATGAGGTACAGCTCGGGCCCAGGCATCCACCGTCCGGTCCGCTCGTCCTGATCGACGAGGCCTTCGTGGCGGAGCGCCGTCAGCAGTCGATGAGCCGTCGGGCGGGTCAGCTCGGCACGCCGAGCGAGATCGGCGACCGAGAGCCCCTCGTCGCCCGCCGAGGTCACGAGCCGCAGGACGCGGGCGGCGCGGGCGACGGATTGCGCGCCCGGCACACTGCGGTTCTTCGCGGTGTCCACGATATGGACACTAGGCGTCGCGGCATCCACATCGCAAGCGGCTGGGAGCCCCTCACGGGCACCGCAGAGGAGGATGGAGGGAGCCCCGCGCAGCGGCGGGCGCGCACGCGCGACGAAGGAGTGACACGTGATCGACAAGACCGTCGAGTCTGCGGCGGAGGCCGTCGCAGACATCCCGGATGGCGCGAGCCTCGCCGTCGGAGGCTTCGGCCTCTCGGGCAACCCCATCGCTCTCATCGAGGCGCTGCTCGCGCAGGGGACGACCGATCTCAGCATCGTGAGCAACAACTGCGGCGTGGACGACTGGGGACTCGGCGTGCTCCTCAACGCGAAGCGCATCCGCAAGATGACATCGTCGTACGTGGGCGAGAACAAGGAGTTCGAGCGGCAGTTCCTGTCCGGCGAGCTCGAGCTCGAGCTGACGCCGCAGGGCACGCTCGCCGAGAAGCTGCGCGCGGGCGGCTCGGGCATCGCGGCGTTCTACACGCAGACCGGTGTGGGCACGCAGGTGTCGGAGGGCGGCCTCCCGCGCAAGTACGACGGCCAGGGCGGCATCGCGATCGCCTCGCCCAAGAAGGATGTCCGCACGTTCGACCTGCACGGTGAGCCGAGGGAGTTCGTGCTCGAGGAGTCCATCGTCACGGACTTCGCCCTCGTGCACGCCCTGAAGGGCGACCGCCACGGGAACCTCGTCTTCAACAAGTCGGCGCGCAACTTCAACCCCCTCGCGGCGATGGCGGGCCGGGTGTGCATCGCCCAGGTGGAGGAGCTCGTCGAACCCGGCGAACTCGACCCCGACGGCATCCACCTCCCCGGCATCTACGTCCACCGCATCGTCGAGGTCGGCACCGGGATCGAGAAGCGCATCGAGCGCAGGACGGTGTCGGTCTCCGAAGCGATGAGCCGCGACATTCCCGAAGGAGCATGACCATGGCCCTCACCCGCAACGAGATGGCCGCCCGCGCGGCTCAGGAGCTCGGCGACGGCGCGTACGTCAACCTGGGCATCGGGCTTCCGACGCTCGTCCCGAACTACGTGCCCGACGGCGTGACGGTCGTCCTCCAGTCCGAGAACGGCATCCTGGGCGTCGGCCCGTACCCGACGGAGGAGCACGTCGATCCGGACCTGATCAACGCCGGCAAGGAGACCGTCACGACGCTTCCGGGTGCCGCGTTCTTCGACTCGGCCACGAGCTTCGGCATGATCCGGGGCGGCAAGATCGACGCCGCGATCCTCGGCGCCATGCAGGTGTCGAAGTCGGGCGACCTGGCGAACTGGATGATCCCGGGAAAGATGGTGAAGGGACCCGGGGGTGCGATGGACCTCGTGCACGGGGCATCCCGCGTCATCGTCCTCATGGAGCACGTCGCCAAGGACGGCACCGCCAAGATCGTCGACGAGTGCTCGCTGCCGCTCACGGGCAAGGGCGTCGTCGACCGCATCATCACCGACCTCGCCGTCATCGACGTGACCGATGAAGGGCTCGTGCTCGTGGAGCTCGCACCCGGGGTGACGGTCGACGAGGTCATCGCGGCGACGGAGCCGGAGCTCCTCGTGCGCGTGGGAGAGAGGATGGACGCATGAACCAGGACGACGTCGTCATCGTCGCCGCGGCGCGCACGCCGCAGGGACGACTCAAGGGCCAGCTCGCTCCGCTCACGGCGGTGCAGCTCGGCTCCATCGCGATCAAAGGAGCGCTCGAACAGGGCGGCATCCCGGCCGAGGCGGTCGACGCCGTGCTCGTGGGTCAGGTCCTGCCCGCCGGCGCAGGTCAGAACCCCGCCCGTCAGGCCGCCGTCGGCGCCGGGATCGGGTGGGACGTGCACTCCTCGTCGGTCAACAAGGTGTGCCTCTCGGGCCTCACCGCGGTGATCGACGGCGCCCGCATGCTCAAGCTGGGCGATGCGACGGTCGTCGTCGCGGCGGGCATGGAGTCGATGACCCGCTCTCCGCACCTCATGATGGGCTCCCGCGACGGCTGGGCCTACGGCTCGATCGAGGTGCTCGACCACATGGCCTATGACGGCCTGACCGACGCCTACGACCGCGAGAGTATGGGTGCGTCGACGGAGCGGCACAACGACCGCTTCGAGATCACCCGCGAGGCTCAGGATGCCGTGGCCGCGAGGTCGCACCAGCGCGCCGCCGCCGCCCAGAACGACGGCGTCTTCGACGGAGAGATCGTGCCCGTCACGATTCCCCAGCGCAAGGGCGATCCTGTCGTGCTGACGAAGGACGAGGGAATCCGGCCCGATACCACGGTCGACACTCTCGCGGGCCTCCGTCCCGCCTTCGCCGAGGGCGGCTCGATCACGGCCGGCAACTCGTCGCAGATCTCGGACGGGGCATCCGCCGTCGTGCTCACCACCCGCTCGCACGCCGATGAGAGGGGCTGGCGGGTGCTCGCAGTCGTCGGCGCTGCGGGCCAGGTCGCCGGGCCCGACAACTCGCTGCACGCCCAGCCCGCGCGCGCGATCGAGAAGGCCGTGGCGAAACAGGGCATCTCGACCCGCGAGCTCGACTTCGTCGAGATCAACGAGGCCTTCGGCGCCGTCGTCGCACGCTCGCAGGCTGAGCTCGGGCTCTCGGACGATGTCGTCAACATCCACGGCGGCGGCATCGCGATCGGCCACCCCATCGGCGCCTCCGGCAACCGGCTCGTCGTGCACGCCGTGCACGAGCTCGTCCGCCGCGGCTCCGGGACGGCGGCCGTCGCGCTGTGCGGCGGCGGCGGTCAGGGCGACGCGCTGATCCTCACCCGCTGACGAGACGGCAGAGGGGCGCGGTAGCGTCGTCGCCGTGACGATCATCGCGCCCCTCACCGCCGCCGACCACGACGAGTGGCTCACCCTCTGGCACGGCTACCTCGAGTTCTACGAGGCATCCGTCTCGCGATCCGTGACCGAGTCGACGTTCGCGCGCATCGTCGCCGACGACGACCTGCACGGCGCGATCGCACGCGACGACGAGGGCCGCGCGGTCGGCATCGTGCACTGGCTCACGCACCCGGCGACGTGGACGACCTCGACCTACACCTACCTGGAAGACCTCTTCGTCTCACCCGGTACGCGCGGCGGGGGAGTGGGACGGTCGCTCATCGAGCACGTCCGCGCGTGGGCTGAGGCCGCCGGCAGCCGCAAGGTCTACTGGCTCACCCATGAGACGAACACCGCCGCTCGCGCGCTCTACGACCGGGTCGCGACGGGGACGGGATTCGTGCACTACGAGATCCCGCTCGGCCGGTGAGGCGGCGCGGGCGCGTCAGCGGTTGACGCGCTTGCGGAGGATCTTCTCCTCGCGCCCGTGGATGGGCGAGTCCTGCGCCACGATCTGGCCTTGACCGGCCCGGCGCACGTCGATGATCGCCCCGATGGCGAGCGCGAGCGAGATGCCCCACGACAGCCAGGCGAGGGCCACCCGCCACGTAAAGGGAGCGTCGTTGCGGAGGGCGCGCAGCAGCGTGACACCGCCCGTGATGGCGCCCAGAAGGCCCGTGCCGAACAGGTACTTGCGCATGGCGTCCACGGTAGCGGGCCGGGCGGGCACTGCGCACGAAGCCCCTCGGCCCTTCACCCGGGACGGGCGGTGGCCTAGCATATGCGGGCCTCCCGCGACATGCCCCGAACGGCTCCTGGGCCCGCTGTTAGCCTGGGTCCACTCATACGGAACCGGAGCGAATGTGTCATTGGCTGATCTCGTCGTCGTCGCAAACCGGCTTCCCGTAGACCGTGTCTCCGAGTCCGGCAACGGCGACGAGGAATGGCGACGGTCGCCGGGAGGCCTCGTCACGGCGTTGGAACCGGTCATGCGCCGCGCCGACGGCGCGTGGGTCGGATGGCCCGGCAAACCCGGCATCGAAGTCGAGCCGTTCGAGTTCGAGGGGGACGCACCTCGTCCCCGTCGCACTGAGCGCGGAGGACGTCGAGGACTACTACGAGGGCTTCTCCAACGACACGATCTGGCCGCTGTACCACGACGTCATCGCCGTGCCGCGCTATCGCCGCGTGTGGTGGGACGCGTACGTGCGCGTCAACCGACGCTTCGCGGAGGCCGCGGCATCCGTCGCCGCCGAAGGCGCCACCGTCTGGGTGCAGGACTACCAGCTGCAGCTCGTCCCGCAGCTGCTGCGCGAAGCGCGCCCCGACCTCACGATCGGCTACTTCCACCACATCCCCTTCCCCGCATACGGGCTGTACTCGCAGCTCCCGTGGCGCAAGCAGGTGCTCGAGGGGCTGCTGGGCGCCGACGTCATCGGCTTCCAGCGGGTGACGGATGCCTCGAACTTCGCCCGTGCCGTCAGGCGCCAGCTGCGCTACGAGACCCGGGCCTCCGGCATCCGCGTGCCGCAGGACGACGGATCGACGCGGCTCGCGCTCGCGAAGGCCTTCCCGATCTCGATAGACGCCTCGTCGTACGCGGAGCTGGCGGCGCGAGCAGACATCCGGGCGCGCGCGGCGGAGATCCGCGAGGGGCTCGGCAACCCCAAGACGGTCTTCCTCGGCGTCGACCGCCTCGACTACACGAAGGGCATCCAGCATCGCCTCAAGGCGTTCGGCGAGCTGCTCGCGGACGGCCGGCTGACGGTCGAGGACGCGACGCTCGTACAGGTGGCCAGCCCGAGCCGCGAGCGCGTCGAGGCCTACATCCAGCTCCGGGACGAGATCGAACTGACCGTGGGGCGGATCAACGGCGACTACGACACCGTGGGCCACACGGCGATCCGCTACCTCCACCAGGCGTACCCGCGTGAGGAGATGGTGGCCTTCTTCCTCGCGGCCGACGTCATGCTCATCACGGCTCTCCGCGACGGCATGAACCTCGTCGCGAAGGAGTACGTCGCCAGTCGCATCGACAACCGCGGCGTGCTGATCCTGAGCGAGTTCGCGGGCGCGGCAGACGAGCTCGGCAGCGCCATCCGGATCAACCCGCACGACATCGGCGGGCTCAAGGACGCGATGATGCGCGCTGTCGAGATGCCTGCCGCCGAGCAGGGCCGTCGCATGCGCGCCCTCCGTCGCAAGGTCACCGAGAACGACATCGCGGCCTGGTCCCGCTCGTTCCTCGCCTCGCTCGACGAGGTGCGCCGCGCGAAGGAAGAGGCGTCGGGATGACGGATGCCTCGGGCGCCGCACTCGACGAGCTCGCGCGCACGCCCGTCCTTCTCACTGCGCTGGACTTCGACGGCACGCTGTCGCCGCTCGAGAACGAGCCGATGGACGCGCGCATGCTGCCGGCGGCGCGGGATGCGGTCGAGGCCCTGGTCGGGACCCCCGAGACCTTCGTCGCCCTCGTCTCCGGACGGAGCCTCAGTGACCTGCGGGTCATCGCCGAGCACGGCGACGACTCGCGCATCTGGCTCGCGGGCTCGCACGGCGCCGAGTTCTGGATCCCCGGCGAGGGCGCCGTCGAACCCGCAGACGACCCCGCCGACGTCGCGCTCCGCGACCGCCTGCGCAGCGAGGCCGAGCAGGCGACGAGCGACCTGGAGGGCGTCTGGATCGAGCCGAAGACCTTCGGCTTCGGGGTGCATACGCGACGATCGGATGCCGAGTCCGCCGACGCCGCGAACCGCCGGGTCGATCGGATCGTCGCCGCCCACGCCCCTCATTGGCGCCGCCGGACAGGGCACAACATCGTCGAGTACTCCTTCCGCCACGAGGGCAAGGACTCGGCGGTGAGGGAGCTGCGGGAGCGCACCGGCGCGACCGCCGTGCTGTTCGCAGGCGACGACGTCACCGACGAGGACGCGCTGCGCAGCCTCGGGCCCCGGGACGTCGGGGTGCACGTCGGAACCGGCCCGACGGCGGCTCGCGCGCTCGTGAAGGACATCCCGGCGATGGCGGCGTTCCTCGCCGAGCTGGCGCGTCGGCGGTCTGCGCCGCGGGAATAGACTGCAGATCATGCCCCAGCCGTCTGCAGAGCACGAGAACGCGATCGACATCAAACCCCGCAGCCGAGTCGTCACGGACGGCATCGAGGCCACGACGTCGCGCGGCATGCTCCGTGCCGTCGGCATGGGCGACGAGGACTGGGACAAGCCCCAGATCGGCATCGCATCGAGCTGGAATGAGATCACGCCGTGCAACCTGAGCCTCGACCGGCTCGCGCAGGGTGCGAAGGAGGGCGTGCACGCGGGCGGCGGCTACCCCCTGCAGTTCGGCACGATCTCGGTCTCCGACGGGATCTCGATGGGCCACGAGGGCATGCACTTCTCGCTCGTGAGCCGCGAGGTCATCGCGGACTCCGTCGAGACGGTCATGATGGCCGAGCGCCTCGACGGCTCGGTGCTCCTCGCGGGGTGCGACAAGTCCATTCCCGGGATGCTCATGGCATCGGCGCGGCTCGACCTGTCGAGCGTCTTCCTCTACGCCGGCTCGATCGCTCCGGGCTGGGTCAAGCTCAGCGACGGCACCGAGAAGGACGTCACGATCATCGACTCCTTCGAGGCGGTGGGCGCCTGCCTCGCCGGCAAGATGAGCGAAGCCGACCTCAAGCGCATCGAGTGCGCCATCGCGCCGGGTGAGGGCGCCTGCGGCGGCATGTACACGGCCAACACGATGGCCTCCGTCGCCGAGGCCCTCGGCCTCTCGCTGCCCGGCTCGGCCGCACCGCCGTCGGCCGACCGCCGCCGCGACTACTTCGCGCACCGCTCGGGTGAGGCGGTCGTGAACCTCCTGAAGCTCGGCATCACGACCCGCGACATCCTCACGAAGGAGTCGTTCGAGAACGCGATCGCCCTCGCGATGGCGCTCGGCGGCTCCACGAACGTCGTCCTCCACCTCCTTGCGATCGCGCGCGAGGCCGACGTCGAGCTCTCGCTCCACGACTTCAACCGCATCGGCGACCGGGTACCCCACGTCGCCGACATGAAGCCGTTCGGCAAGTACGTCATGAACGACGTCGACCGCCACGGCGGCATCCCCGTCATCCTCAAGGCGATGCTCGACGAGGGTCTCATCCACGGCGACGCGCTCACCGTCACGGGCAAGACGATGGCCGAGAACCTCCGCGCCCTCGACCCCGACCCGGTCGACGGCATCGTCATCCACCGCTTCGACGAGCCGATCCACGAGAAGGGCGGCATCACGATCCTGCATGGCACGATCGCGCCCGAGGGGGCGGTCGTGAAGTCCGCCGGCTTCGACAGCGACGTCTTCGAGGGCCCCGCGCGTGTGTTCGAACGCGAGCGCGCTGCGATGGACGCTCTGGAGGCGGGCGAGATCGCTGCCGGCGACGTCGTCGTCATTCGCTACGAGGGCCCCAAGGGCGGTCCCGGCATGCGCGAGATGCTTGCGATCACCGCCGCCATCAAGGGCGCAGGCCTCGGAAAAGATGTACTACTCTTGACGGACGGACGATTCTCAGGCGGCACAACCGGCCTGTGCATCGGCCACATAGCACCCGAAGCGGTGGACGCAGGTCCGATCGCCTTCGTGCGCGATGGTGATCTGATACGGGTCGATATCGCGGCTCGCACTCTCGACCTACTCGTCGACGAGGCAGAGCTGAGCTCCCGCCGTGAGGGCTGGGAGCCCCTTCCTCCGCGCTATACCCGTGGCGTCCTTGCCAAGTACTCCCGTCTCGTGCGCTCCGCTTCCGAGGGCGCCACCACGGGCTGACTCGGCTTCCGACATCCTTTCCGCCGTCGATACGAAGGTCCCATCATGACCGCCGATTCCGTAACGGCCGTGCCCCGGCCGCCAGCCCGCACCGCGTCCGCTCCCTCGCCCGTGCTCACGGGCGCGGAAGCCGTCGTCAAGTCCCTCGAGCTCCTCGGCGTCACCGACGTCTTCGGGCTCCCCGGCGGTGCGATCCTCCCCGTCTACGACCCGCTCATGGACACGTCCGAGATCCGCCACATCCTGGTGCGGCACGAGCAGGGCGCCGGCCACGCGGCCGAGGGCTATGCCGCGGCATCCGGTCGCACAGGCGTCGCGATCGCAACCTCGGGTCCCGGCGCGACCAACCTCGTGACCGCGATCGCCGACGCCTACATGGACTCGGTGCCGATCGTCTGCATCACCGGTCAGGTGTTCTCGAACCTCATGGGGACGGACGCCTTCCAGGAGGCCGACATCGTCGGCATCACGATGCCGATCACCAAGCACTCGTTCCTCGTGAAGGACCCGGCCGAGATCCCCGCCGCGATCGCGGCGGCGTACGAGATCGCCAGCACGGGCCGCCCGGGCCCCGTCCTCGTCGACATCACGAAGGACGCGCAGCAGGCCGAGGCGCCGTTCATCTGGCCCCCCAAGATCGACCTGCCCGGCTACCGTCCCGTCACGAAGGCGCACGGCAAGCAGATCCAGGCCGCGGCGCAGCTGCTCGCCTCCGCCAAGAAGCCCGTGCTCTACGTCGGCGGCGGCGTCATCCGCGCCCACGCATCGGCCGAGCTGCTCACGCTCGCCGAGACGACGAACGCGCCGGTCGTCACGACTCTGATGGCCCGCGGCGCCTTCCCCGACTCGCACCCGCAGCACCTCGGCATGCCGGGCATGCACGGGACCGTCCCGGCGGTGCTCGCGCTCCAGGAGGCGGACCTCCTCGTCGCGCTCGGCGCACGCTTCGACGACCGCGTGACCGGCAAGGCGGCGTTGTTCGCGCCGCACGCCCAGGTCGTGCACGTCGACATCGACCCCGCCGAGATCTCGAAGATCCGCACCGCCGACGTGCCGATCGTGGGAGACCTCAAAGAGGTCCTCGTCGACCTCGAGGGCGCGTTCCGCGGCGTCGCCGGCCCCAAAGCCGACACCGAGGAGTGGTGGTCGTTCCTCGACGGTCTGCGCTCCGAGTTCCCGCTGGGCTACACGCAGCCGTCCGACGGTCTGATGTCGCCGCAGTACGTCATCTCGCGCATCGGCGAGCTCACCGGTCCCGAGGGCGTCTATGCCGCCGGCGTCGGCCAGCACCAGATGTGGTCCGCGCAGTTCATCAAGTACGAGCGCCCCAACTCGTGGCTCAACTCGGGCGGCGCCGGCACGATGGGCTACGCGGTCCCGGCCGCGATGGGAGCCAAGGTCGCCCAGCCCGACCGCCACGTCTGGGCGATCGACGGCGACGGATGCTTCCAGATGACCAATCAGGAACTCGCCACCTGTGCGATCAACAACATCCCGATCAAGGTCGCGATCATCAACAACTCCTCGCTCGGCATGGTGCGCCAGTGGCAGACGCTCTTCTATGACGGCCGCTACTCGCACACGAACCTCAACACGGGTCACGGAACCGTCCGCATCCCGGACTTCGTGAAGCTCGCCGAGGCATACGGATGCCTCGCGATCCGCGTCGAGAAGCAGGAGGACGTGGATGCCGCGATCCAGACCGCCCTCGAGACGAACGACCGCCCCGTCGTCATCGACTTCGTCGTGAGCGCCGACGCGATGGTGTGGCCCATGGTTCCGCAGGGCGTGAGCAACAGCTACGTCCAGTACGCGCGCGACCACGCGCCGGCGTTCGAGCAGGAGGACTGAGGCATGCCGAGTCACGTGCTGAGCCTTCTCGTGGAGGACAAGCCCGGTCTGCTGACCCGCGTCGCGGGGCTCTTCGCCCGCCGCGGCTTCAACATCGAGTCGCTCGCGGTGGGCGTCACCGAGGTCCCCGGGCTCTCCCGCATCACCGTGGTCGTCGACGTGGAGGAGCTGCCGCTCGAGCAGGTCACGAAGCAGCTCAACAAGCTCATCAACGTCATCAAGATCGTGGAGCTCGAGCCCGTGGCATCCGTCCAGCGCGAGCACATGCTCGTGAAGGTGCGGGCCGACAACGCGAGCCGCTCCAACGTGCTGGAGGTCGTCAACCTCTTCCGCGCGCAGGTCGTCGATTACGCACCGGATGCGCTCGTCCTCGAGATCACGGGCGACAAGGGCAAGGTCGAGGCCTTCCTGCGCGCGCTCGAGCCGTTCGGCATCAAGGAGCTCGCCCAGTCCGGGCTGCTCGCGATCGGCCGCGGCGGCAAGAGCATCACAGAGCGCGTCCTGCGCGGGTAGCGGCTCGACAGTCCCCACACCCCCGACCACCCCCGGCTCCTGAACTCGTCGAAGGGCCGAACCACGACCCCTCGACATGCTCGGGGACCGCAGTAAGGAGAAACACGAAGATGGCTGAAATCTTCTACGACGCCGACGCCGACCTCTCGCTCATCCAGGGCAAGAAGGTGGCCATCGTCGGCTACGGCTCGCAGGGCCACGCCCACGCGCAGAACCTGCGCGACTCGGGTGTCGAGGTCGTCATCGCGCTGAAGGAGGGCTCGAAGTCGACCGAGAAGGCGCAGGACGAGGGCTTCGAGGTCAAGTCCGTCGCCGACGCGACCGAGTGGGCGGACCTCATCATGATCCTCGCCCCCGACCAGCACCAGCGCGGCATCTACAACGACTCCATCAAGGACAAGCTGACCGCGGGCAAGACGCTCGCCTTCGCCCACGGCTTCAACATCCGCTTCGGCTACATCCAGGCTCCCGAGGGCGTCGACGTCATCCTCGTGGCACCGAAGGCGCCCGGTCACACGGTCCGCCGCGAGTACGTCGCGGGTCGCGGCATCCCGGACATCATCGCGGTGGAGCAGGATGCCTCGGGCCAGGCGTGGGACGTCGCGAAGTCGTACGCCAAGGCCATCGGCGGCACCCGCGCCGGCGTCATCAAGACGACCTTCACCGAAGAGACCGAGACCGACCTCTTCGGCGAGCAGGCCGTGCTCTGCGGCGGTATGTCGCACCTCGTTCAGTACGGCTTCGAGACCCTCACCGAGGCCGGATACCAGCCCGAGATCGCCTACTTCGAGGTTCTCCACGAGCTGAAGCTCATCGTCGATCTCATGTGGGAGGGCGGAATCGCCAAGCAGCGCTGGTCGATCTCCGACACGGCCGAGTACGGCGACTACGTCTCGGGCCCCCGTGTCATCGACCCGCGCGTCAAGGAGAACATGCAGGGCGTGCTCGCCGACATCCAGTCGGGCGCGTTCGCGCAGCGCTTCATCGCCGACCAGGACAACGGCGCGGTGGAGTTCAAGGAGCTTCGCGAGAAGGAGGCGCAGCACCCGATCGAGGCGGTCGGCAAGGAGCTGCGCGGTCTCTTCGCGTGGAAGCAGCAGGACTCCGACTACATCGAGGGCTCGGCCGCGCGCTGACAGCCCCCGTCTGACCAGCCGGGCACACCCGCACGGCTCTTTCCGGCCGTCGTCCTCCCCATCCGGGAGGGCGGCGGCCGGTTCTTCTTGACGGCACCCGCCGCTCGCCCCCTATGCTCGCGAGGGGGATCGCTCCGATCCGGGGGAGACGGGCAAAGGAGCATTCATGAACGTCGAGCCATGGACCACGATCGGACAGGGCGACGAGGGGCCGGTGGTCACCGGCATCCAGTACCTCCTGCGGGCGCGTGGGTTCACGGTCACCGCAGACGGAGTCTTCGGGCCTCAGACCAAGGCGAAGGTCATCGACCTCCAGACGACGGACGGGCTTCCCGCGGACGGGATCGTCGGGCCGGTCACCTGGCCGAAGCTCGTGATGCAGACCGGGCCGGGCGCCTCCGGCGACGCCGTCCGCGCCGTGCAGCAGTTCGGGCTGCTGCGGTCGCCGGGTGACACGGCTCTCGTCGTCGACGGCGAGTACGGACCGATCACGAAGGAGCACGTCGAGTTCTTCCAGGAGTCGTGGGGGCTGACCCTCGACGGCATCGCGGGGCGCGAGACGTGGTCCTTCCTCAGCACGTCCGTGCCGGGTCCCCGGCCGTGGCCGCTGGTGAAGCAGGGCTCATCGCAGGCCACGAACTGGCGCGTGCTCGCGGCGCAGCATCTTCTGCGCGCTCACGGCGCGACCATCGTCGCCGACGGCGTCTTCGGCCCCGCGAGCGGGGCGGCGGTCACGGCGTATCAGCAGACGCTCCGGGCGACCGAGATCTCGACGACCCTGGGTCAGCTCGACTGGCCGGCGATCATCGTCGAGATCCGGCAGGGCGACGAGGGCGAGGTCGTCAAGGCGCTGCAGACACTCCTCCCGGGTGAGCTGACGGTCGACGGCGACTTCGGGCCGGTGACGGATGCCGCGGTCCGCGAATATCAGCAGATGTTCGCGCCCCCGTCCGACGGCATCGTCGGGCCCATCACTTGGCAGTCGCTGACCCTGCGGATCTTCGACTGACGGGTCATCGGTCTTCGCGCGCGGCGCACGGCTCGGGAAGCTCGAGCGACCCGAAGTACGTCATCTGCTCCGTCTCGGTGAGGCTCCGGCCGGCCATTCGGCAGGCGGCCTCGATCATCGAGGAGATGGAGAAGTCCCACGCGAGAACGCCCGCGCGCGCGTTGGTCACCATGTGCTCGCCGTCCGGGGCCAGCTGCGCGCTCAGAGCGCGGGTGGAGTACGCCTCGATGGGATCGCCGAGCCGAGTCCCCGACGCGACGTCGTAGAGGGCGACAGGCCCCTCGTCGCCGGTCAGGAGGATGGTGTCACCGTCCGCACTGGACTCGAACACGGTCGCGCCCGCGATCGGCTTGGGAAGCACCGCTTTCGGATCGAGCGTCGATGAACTCCGGTGCATCGTCGAGGAGGTCGTGCTGATGACGTCT
This genomic interval from Microbacterium sp. 4R-513 contains the following:
- a CDS encoding acetolactate synthase large subunit; the protein is MTADSVTAVPRPPARTASAPSPVLTGAEAVVKSLELLGVTDVFGLPGGAILPVYDPLMDTSEIRHILVRHEQGAGHAAEGYAAASGRTGVAIATSGPGATNLVTAIADAYMDSVPIVCITGQVFSNLMGTDAFQEADIVGITMPITKHSFLVKDPAEIPAAIAAAYEIASTGRPGPVLVDITKDAQQAEAPFIWPPKIDLPGYRPVTKAHGKQIQAAAQLLASAKKPVLYVGGGVIRAHASAELLTLAETTNAPVVTTLMARGAFPDSHPQHLGMPGMHGTVPAVLALQEADLLVALGARFDDRVTGKAALFAPHAQVVHVDIDPAEISKIRTADVPIVGDLKEVLVDLEGAFRGVAGPKADTEEWWSFLDGLRSEFPLGYTQPSDGLMSPQYVISRIGELTGPEGVYAAGVGQHQMWSAQFIKYERPNSWLNSGGAGTMGYAVPAAMGAKVAQPDRHVWAIDGDGCFQMTNQELATCAINNIPIKVAIINNSSLGMVRQWQTLFYDGRYSHTNLNTGHGTVRIPDFVKLAEAYGCLAIRVEKQEDVDAAIQTALETNDRPVVIDFVVSADAMVWPMVPQGVSNSYVQYARDHAPAFEQED
- the ilvN gene encoding acetolactate synthase small subunit, which encodes MPSHVLSLLVEDKPGLLTRVAGLFARRGFNIESLAVGVTEVPGLSRITVVVDVEELPLEQVTKQLNKLINVIKIVELEPVASVQREHMLVKVRADNASRSNVLEVVNLFRAQVVDYAPDALVLEITGDKGKVEAFLRALEPFGIKELAQSGLLAIGRGGKSITERVLRG
- the ilvC gene encoding ketol-acid reductoisomerase, producing MAEIFYDADADLSLIQGKKVAIVGYGSQGHAHAQNLRDSGVEVVIALKEGSKSTEKAQDEGFEVKSVADATEWADLIMILAPDQHQRGIYNDSIKDKLTAGKTLAFAHGFNIRFGYIQAPEGVDVILVAPKAPGHTVRREYVAGRGIPDIIAVEQDASGQAWDVAKSYAKAIGGTRAGVIKTTFTEETETDLFGEQAVLCGGMSHLVQYGFETLTEAGYQPEIAYFEVLHELKLIVDLMWEGGIAKQRWSISDTAEYGDYVSGPRVIDPRVKENMQGVLADIQSGAFAQRFIADQDNGAVEFKELREKEAQHPIEAVGKELRGLFAWKQQDSDYIEGSAAR
- a CDS encoding peptidoglycan-binding protein, coding for MNVEPWTTIGQGDEGPVVTGIQYLLRARGFTVTADGVFGPQTKAKVIDLQTTDGLPADGIVGPVTWPKLVMQTGPGASGDAVRAVQQFGLLRSPGDTALVVDGEYGPITKEHVEFFQESWGLTLDGIAGRETWSFLSTSVPGPRPWPLVKQGSSQATNWRVLAAQHLLRAHGATIVADGVFGPASGAAVTAYQQTLRATEISTTLGQLDWPAIIVEIRQGDEGEVVKALQTLLPGELTVDGDFGPVTDAAVREYQQMFAPPSDGIVGPITWQSLTLRIFD